A window from Neobacillus sp. PS3-40 encodes these proteins:
- the tsf gene encoding translation elongation factor Ts: MNITAQMVKELREKTGAGMMDCKKALQESDGDMEKAIDFLREKGIAKAAKKSDRIAAEGITAIQEEGNEAVILEVNSETDFVAKNEGFQTLVKELATHLLKNKPADVEEANAQTMDNGATVSDHINAAIAKIGEKLSLRRFEIKTKTDNDAFGAYLHMGGRIAVLTVLEGTTDAASAKDVAMHIAALNPKYVSRDEVSQEEVEHEREVLTQQALNEGKPEKIVAKMVEGRLGKYFEDVCVLDQSFVKNPDQKVRQFVESKGATVREFVRYEVGEGLEKREENFAEEVMNQVNK, from the coding sequence GACTGCAAAAAAGCACTTCAAGAATCTGATGGTGATATGGAAAAAGCAATTGATTTCCTTCGTGAAAAAGGGATTGCAAAAGCTGCTAAAAAATCAGATCGTATTGCTGCTGAAGGTATAACAGCTATTCAAGAAGAAGGCAATGAAGCTGTTATTCTTGAAGTAAACTCAGAAACAGACTTCGTTGCAAAAAACGAAGGCTTTCAAACTCTTGTTAAAGAATTAGCAACACATCTTTTAAAGAATAAGCCTGCAGATGTTGAAGAAGCTAATGCTCAAACAATGGATAATGGTGCAACAGTTTCCGACCATATCAATGCTGCAATTGCAAAAATCGGAGAAAAACTTTCTCTACGCCGTTTTGAAATTAAAACAAAAACAGATAATGATGCATTTGGTGCATATCTTCATATGGGTGGACGTATTGCTGTATTAACAGTTCTTGAAGGTACAACTGATGCTGCTTCAGCAAAAGACGTTGCTATGCATATCGCGGCATTAAATCCAAAATATGTATCTCGTGACGAAGTTTCACAGGAAGAAGTGGAACATGAGCGTGAAGTATTGACACAACAAGCTCTTAATGAAGGTAAGCCTGAAAAGATCGTAGCAAAAATGGTTGAGGGACGTCTTGGCAAGTATTTCGAAGATGTTTGTGTTCTTGATCAGTCATTCGTTAAAAACCCAGATCAAAAGGTTCGTCAATTTGTTGAATCTAAGGGTGCAACTGTACGAGAATTCGTTCGTTACGAAGTTGGAGAAGGTCTAGAGAAACGCGAAGAGAACTTTGCTGAAGAAGTAATGAACCAAGTGAACAAATAA
- the pyrH gene encoding UMP kinase — translation MSSPKYKRVVLKLSGEALAGDTGFGINPAVIKSIASQVKEIAELGVEIAVVVGGGNIWRGKIGSEMGMDRATADYMGMLATVMNSLSLQDSLEQLGIETRVQTSIEMRQVAEPYIRRRAIRHLEKKRVVIFAAGTGNPYFSTDTTAALRAAEIEAEVILMAKNNVDGVYSADPRIDQNATKFEELTFLDVIKDGLAVMDSTASSLCMDNDIPLIVFSIMEQGNIKRVITGEKIGTIVRGKN, via the coding sequence ATGAGTAGCCCTAAGTATAAACGTGTTGTTTTAAAATTGAGCGGAGAAGCCCTAGCAGGTGATACAGGCTTTGGTATTAATCCAGCTGTTATTAAATCAATTGCAAGTCAAGTAAAGGAAATTGCTGAGCTTGGTGTAGAAATAGCAGTTGTTGTTGGTGGCGGTAACATTTGGCGTGGAAAAATCGGCAGTGAAATGGGAATGGACAGAGCGACTGCAGATTACATGGGGATGCTTGCAACCGTAATGAATTCTTTATCACTACAAGATAGTTTAGAACAGTTAGGGATTGAAACTCGTGTTCAAACTTCCATTGAAATGCGCCAAGTAGCTGAACCATATATTAGAAGGCGTGCAATTAGACATTTAGAAAAGAAACGTGTCGTAATTTTTGCTGCTGGAACAGGAAATCCTTATTTCTCAACAGATACAACAGCGGCACTTCGAGCAGCTGAAATCGAAGCAGAAGTTATTTTAATGGCCAAAAATAATGTAGATGGTGTTTATTCAGCAGATCCTCGTATTGATCAAAATGCTACTAAATTTGAGGAATTAACATTTCTTGATGTGATCAAAGATGGATTAGCTGTAATGGATTCAACAGCTTCTTCATTATGTATGGATAATGATATTCCACTTATCGTTTTCTCTATTATGGAACAAGGGAATATTAAACGTGTTATTACTGGTGAAAAAATCGGAACAATTGTTAGGGGGAAAAACTAA
- the frr gene encoding ribosome recycling factor, producing the protein MPKQVIANTKEKMTKAIQAYTRELASVRAGRASASLLDRIMVDYYGAPTPVNQLAGISTPEARLLIIQPYDKTILGSIEKAILKSDLGLNPSNDGSIIRISIPQLTEERRKDLVKVIKKESEEAKIGIRNIRRDANDDFKKLEKNGEITEDALRGYSEDIQKLTDEHITKIDNITKEKEKEIMEV; encoded by the coding sequence ATGCCAAAACAAGTTATCGCAAACACGAAAGAAAAAATGACAAAAGCGATTCAAGCCTATACAAGAGAACTCGCAAGTGTTCGTGCTGGAAGAGCCAGTGCCTCATTGCTCGATCGAATTATGGTAGATTATTATGGTGCTCCAACACCAGTCAATCAACTTGCTGGAATTTCTACTCCTGAAGCAAGGTTGCTTATTATCCAGCCATACGATAAAACGATTCTTGGTAGCATTGAAAAAGCAATTCTAAAATCGGATTTAGGACTAAACCCATCAAATGATGGCTCAATTATCCGAATTTCTATCCCACAACTAACCGAAGAGCGCCGGAAAGATTTGGTTAAAGTCATTAAAAAAGAGTCGGAAGAAGCAAAAATCGGCATTAGAAACATTCGCCGGGACGCAAATGATGATTTTAAGAAGCTAGAAAAAAATGGTGAGATTACAGAAGATGCTCTTCGCGGCTATTCTGAAGATATCCAGAAGCTAACAGATGAACATATAACTAAAATCGATAACATAACAAAAGAAAAAGAAAAAGAAATAATGGAAGTATAA
- a CDS encoding isoprenyl transferase produces MFNKIKLWRKTQKPSTLRDRIEQVKKAQIPDHVAIIMDGNGRWAKKRALPRIAGHHEGMKVVRKITKLANELGIKTLTLYAFSTENWKRPKNEVDYLMKLPEEFLGSFLPELIEENVQVQMMGYKAELPLHTLNAIEKAIADTKENNGLVLNFALNYGSRAEILDAVKCVLNDCKSGIINENALDEKTFSSYLMTSEMADPDLLIRTSGEIRLSNFMLWQLAYTEFWFTDVLWPDFCAEHLIDAIEVFQGRQRRFGGV; encoded by the coding sequence ATGTTTAATAAAATAAAGCTGTGGAGGAAAACACAAAAACCTTCCACACTCCGAGACAGAATAGAACAAGTTAAAAAGGCACAGATTCCGGACCATGTTGCCATCATTATGGATGGAAATGGTAGGTGGGCTAAAAAAAGGGCATTACCTCGGATTGCTGGCCACCATGAAGGGATGAAAGTAGTCCGTAAAATTACAAAGTTGGCAAATGAACTTGGAATTAAGACATTAACCTTATATGCGTTCTCAACAGAAAATTGGAAGAGACCAAAAAATGAAGTTGATTATTTAATGAAACTGCCAGAAGAATTTTTAGGATCCTTTCTTCCTGAATTAATTGAAGAAAATGTCCAAGTCCAAATGATGGGATATAAAGCAGAACTTCCATTACACACGTTGAATGCAATTGAAAAGGCAATTGCGGATACAAAAGAGAATAATGGACTCGTATTAAATTTCGCTTTAAATTATGGTAGTAGAGCTGAAATCCTTGATGCGGTTAAATGCGTCTTAAATGATTGTAAAAGTGGTATAATAAATGAGAATGCATTAGACGAAAAAACATTCTCATCCTATTTAATGACTTCGGAAATGGCGGATCCTGACTTATTAATTCGGACAAGTGGAGAAATCCGCTTAAGCAATTTTATGCTCTGGCAGCTCGCCTACACTGAATTTTGGTTTACAGATGTTTTGTGGCCGGACTTTTGTGCGGAGCATCTAATTGATGCAATTGAAGTTTTTCAAGGCAGGCAACGTAGATTTGGTGGAGTATAA
- a CDS encoding phosphatidate cytidylyltransferase — MKQRIVTAVIAAAIFLPIVFFGGFPFVLLTYLLASVGLYELLKMRKLSIFSIPGILSLLMLWVILFPSQYNDALVTFNYSKIELGIALVLLLLTYSVITKNRFSFEDVSFIILSALYVGMGFYFFIDTRFGGLVYIFYSLFIIWATDSGAYFIGRAMGKKKLWPEISPNKTVEGFIGGVVCAVLIAVLFVLFTNINATIFSLIGITIVLSIFGQIGDLVESAFKRQFNVKDSGNFLPGHGGILDRFDSLLFVLPLLHFFHLF; from the coding sequence ATGAAGCAAAGAATTGTTACAGCAGTCATAGCAGCTGCAATCTTTTTACCGATTGTCTTTTTTGGTGGATTTCCATTTGTGTTATTGACGTACTTACTTGCATCCGTTGGATTGTATGAACTATTAAAGATGAGAAAGCTTAGTATTTTCTCCATTCCTGGAATTTTGTCACTATTGATGCTTTGGGTTATTCTATTCCCTAGCCAATATAATGATGCGCTTGTAACGTTTAATTATTCAAAAATAGAATTAGGAATTGCTCTAGTTTTATTGCTACTAACGTACTCAGTGATAACAAAAAATCGATTTTCTTTTGAAGATGTTTCCTTTATCATTCTTTCAGCACTCTATGTAGGAATGGGTTTTTATTTTTTCATTGATACACGCTTTGGTGGGCTCGTTTATATTTTCTATTCCTTATTTATAATATGGGCTACTGATTCAGGAGCATACTTTATCGGGAGAGCAATGGGGAAGAAAAAATTATGGCCTGAAATAAGTCCAAATAAAACTGTCGAAGGTTTTATTGGTGGAGTTGTATGTGCAGTGCTCATTGCCGTTCTGTTTGTTTTATTTACAAATATTAATGCAACTATCTTTTCATTAATTGGGATCACAATTGTTCTTTCCATTTTCGGACAAATTGGTGACTTGGTTGAATCAGCCTTTAAGCGCCAGTTTAATGTGAAGGATTCAGGCAACTTCCTACCTGGTCATGGGGGAATACTTGATCGATTTGATAGTTTATTGTTTGTATTGCCTTTATTGCACTTTTTTCACTTGTTTTAA
- the dxr gene encoding 1-deoxy-D-xylulose-5-phosphate reductoisomerase yields MKKISLLGATGSIGIQTLDVIKLHPTEFTLVAMSVGKNIELTRRIIIEFQPKLVSVKEKADFETLKAEFPHTKFSFGDEGIIEVAVYKHAEIVVNAVLGSVGLNPTLQAIESGKIIALANKETLVTAGHLVMDAAKKFNVPLLPVDSEHSAIFQALQGEKMKNIERLIITASGGSFRDRTRQELNGVTVKDALNHPNWSMGAKITIDSATMMNKGLEVIEAHWLFNIPYEKIDVLLHKESIIHSMVEFQDSSIIAQLGSPDMRVPIQFALTYPDRLPLPTSKRLNLAEIGNLHFQEMDYDRFRCLRFAIEAGKKGGTLPTVLNAANEVAVGAFLEGKINFLQIEDLIEDALSTHQNIENPSLAIIQEVDKETRQYVQTRI; encoded by the coding sequence TTGAAAAAGATAAGTTTATTGGGTGCCACTGGTTCAATTGGCATTCAAACATTGGATGTCATAAAATTACATCCGACAGAATTTACATTAGTAGCCATGTCAGTGGGGAAAAATATTGAATTAACTAGAAGGATTATCATCGAGTTTCAACCAAAGCTTGTATCAGTAAAGGAAAAAGCTGACTTTGAAACATTGAAAGCTGAATTTCCACATACTAAGTTTTCATTTGGAGACGAAGGAATAATTGAGGTAGCAGTTTATAAGCATGCTGAAATCGTCGTAAATGCTGTTCTTGGCAGTGTAGGCTTAAATCCCACTTTACAGGCAATTGAAAGTGGAAAGATCATTGCACTTGCAAATAAAGAAACGCTTGTGACTGCAGGTCATCTTGTCATGGATGCAGCCAAAAAATTCAATGTACCTCTTCTTCCTGTTGATAGTGAGCACTCAGCTATTTTCCAAGCCCTGCAGGGTGAGAAAATGAAAAATATTGAACGGCTCATCATAACTGCATCAGGGGGAAGTTTTCGAGATCGAACGCGTCAAGAATTAAATGGTGTAACCGTAAAGGATGCTTTGAATCATCCCAATTGGTCGATGGGGGCAAAAATCACTATTGATTCTGCCACTATGATGAATAAAGGATTGGAAGTCATTGAGGCTCATTGGCTCTTTAATATCCCCTATGAAAAAATTGATGTATTGCTGCACAAGGAAAGTATCATCCATTCTATGGTTGAGTTCCAAGATAGCAGTATCATTGCTCAATTAGGTTCACCAGATATGAGAGTTCCCATCCAATTTGCACTAACCTACCCAGATCGGTTGCCGCTTCCTACATCAAAACGATTAAATCTGGCTGAGATTGGGAACCTGCATTTTCAAGAAATGGATTATGATCGTTTCCGCTGTTTACGTTTTGCGATTGAAGCAGGGAAAAAGGGCGGAACATTGCCAACAGTATTAAATGCAGCTAATGAAGTGGCTGTAGGGGCGTTTTTAGAGGGCAAAATCAACTTTTTACAAATAGAAGATTTGATTGAGGATGCGTTAAGCACTCATCAAAACATTGAAAACCCTAGCCTTGCTATTATTCAAGAGGTAGACAAAGAAACGAGACAATATGTACAAACACGTATATAA
- the rseP gene encoding RIP metalloprotease RseP, whose protein sequence is MTTVIAFIVIFGALVFFHEWGHFIFAKRAGILCREFAIGFGPKVFSHKKGETTYTIRLLPIGGFVRMAGEDPEMVEIKPGYRIGLLFDEANRVNKIILNNKEKFPNCRIVEVEQVDIEKDLFIKGYPEDEEEKLLTFPVSPTAVTIDKGVESQIAPIDRQFASKTLGQRAMAIFAGPMMNFVLAFVVFIIIALLQGVPTNDPKLGVITPDGAAKVAGLKQGDVVQSINGSEISSWADVVDIIRHSPNKKLDFTINRSNKEIEIPVTPIEKKVEGEKIGIIGVYSPVEKSPLQAISSGFKDTVFWTKQIFVMFEKLVTGQFSINMLSGPVGIYVSTDTVVKSGIYYLMKWGAILSINLGIMNLLPIPALDGGRLMFFAVEAVRGKPIDKQKEGMVHFIGFALLMLLMLVVTWNDIQRFFL, encoded by the coding sequence TTGACTACAGTTATTGCCTTTATTGTTATCTTTGGCGCACTTGTCTTCTTTCATGAATGGGGCCATTTTATTTTTGCAAAAAGGGCAGGTATTTTATGTCGTGAATTTGCCATTGGATTTGGCCCAAAAGTATTTTCCCATAAGAAAGGGGAAACAACTTATACCATTCGCTTATTGCCTATCGGTGGGTTTGTTCGGATGGCCGGAGAAGATCCTGAGATGGTTGAAATTAAACCTGGCTACCGTATCGGATTGTTATTTGATGAGGCTAATCGAGTTAATAAGATTATCCTAAATAATAAAGAAAAGTTTCCAAATTGCCGTATCGTTGAAGTAGAACAAGTGGATATCGAAAAGGATCTTTTCATCAAAGGGTATCCAGAGGATGAAGAGGAGAAGCTACTAACTTTTCCGGTTAGTCCAACGGCCGTTACAATTGATAAGGGAGTTGAATCTCAGATTGCTCCCATTGATCGTCAATTTGCTTCAAAAACATTAGGTCAAAGAGCAATGGCTATTTTTGCTGGACCGATGATGAACTTTGTCCTAGCTTTTGTTGTATTTATCATTATTGCTCTTTTGCAGGGTGTGCCAACCAATGATCCTAAATTGGGCGTTATTACTCCAGACGGTGCTGCAAAAGTAGCTGGCCTTAAACAAGGTGATGTGGTCCAAAGTATTAATGGTTCAGAAATTTCAAGTTGGGCAGATGTAGTTGATATCATCCGTCATAGTCCTAATAAAAAACTCGATTTTACGATAAATCGTAGCAACAAGGAAATAGAAATTCCGGTAACTCCGATTGAGAAAAAAGTCGAAGGTGAAAAAATTGGAATTATCGGAGTATATAGTCCTGTTGAAAAATCCCCTTTACAAGCGATTTCTTCAGGTTTTAAAGACACAGTTTTTTGGACAAAGCAGATTTTTGTTATGTTTGAAAAATTAGTAACTGGTCAATTCTCGATTAACATGCTCTCAGGTCCAGTTGGAATTTATGTTTCAACAGATACTGTTGTGAAATCTGGAATTTATTATTTAATGAAATGGGGAGCCATTTTAAGTATAAACCTTGGTATTATGAATCTATTGCCAATCCCAGCCCTTGATGGCGGAAGGCTCATGTTTTTTGCAGTTGAAGCAGTGAGAGGGAAGCCAATCGATAAACAAAAGGAAGGAATGGTCCACTTTATCGGATTTGCCCTACTGATGTTGTTAATGCTTGTTGTAACATGGAATGATATTCAGAGATTTTTTCTTTAA
- a CDS encoding proline--tRNA ligase → MRQSKTLIPTLREIPADAEIMSHQLLLKAGFIRQNASGIYSYMPLGRRVLQKIEAIVREEMDMAGAVELLMPALQQAELWQESGRWYTYGSELMRLKDRNEREFALGATHEEVITSLVRDEIKSYKRLPLTFYQIQTKFRDEKRPRFGLLRGREFIMKDAYSFHSNNESLDEVYQRLFNAYSNIFNRCRLDFRAVIADSGAMGGKDTHEFMVLSDVGEDTIAYSDQSTYAANIEMAPLNVQYTKPEESLTELEKVFTENQKTINEVSSFLNVNADRCIKSLLFKVDDKFVLVLVRGDHEVNDIKLKNFFEAGVVELASHEETVEVLSCPVGSIGPIGVKDVEIVADNAVQAIVNGICGANEENYHFINVNPDRDFTVGRYADVRFIQEGDPSPDGKGIIKFAKGIEVGHVFKLGTRYSEAMNATYLDENGKAKPMIMGCYGIGVSRTLAAVAEQYNDEFGLIWPPNIAPYQLHIIAINMKDDVQSKVAEEIYADFTSNRYEVLFDDRQERPGVKFADSDLIGLPIRITVGKKAAEGIVELKVRKTGEMIEIHKDNLQEKIADLLKTL, encoded by the coding sequence ATGAGACAGAGCAAGACACTTATCCCTACTTTAAGAGAAATCCCTGCAGATGCAGAGATTATGAGTCATCAACTTCTTCTTAAGGCAGGTTTTATCCGCCAAAATGCAAGTGGAATTTATAGTTATATGCCACTTGGCAGGAGGGTCCTTCAAAAGATTGAAGCAATTGTACGCGAAGAGATGGACATGGCTGGTGCAGTTGAGCTGTTAATGCCAGCATTGCAACAGGCAGAATTATGGCAAGAATCAGGTCGCTGGTATACATATGGATCGGAATTAATGCGATTAAAAGATCGAAATGAACGTGAATTTGCTCTTGGTGCAACACATGAGGAAGTCATTACGAGCCTTGTTAGGGATGAAATAAAATCGTATAAAAGATTGCCGCTAACATTTTACCAAATTCAAACAAAATTTAGAGATGAAAAGCGTCCACGATTTGGCTTGCTTCGTGGCCGGGAATTTATAATGAAAGATGCCTATTCTTTCCATTCAAATAATGAGAGTCTTGACGAAGTATATCAAAGACTATTTAATGCATATTCCAATATTTTTAACCGCTGCCGCTTGGACTTCCGGGCCGTAATTGCAGATTCAGGGGCAATGGGTGGTAAGGATACACACGAATTTATGGTCTTATCCGATGTTGGTGAAGATACTATTGCCTATTCAGATCAATCTACTTATGCAGCAAATATTGAAATGGCACCTTTGAATGTTCAATACACTAAACCAGAAGAGTCTTTAACGGAATTAGAAAAAGTATTTACAGAAAATCAGAAAACAATCAATGAGGTTTCCTCCTTCCTGAATGTAAATGCCGATAGATGTATCAAATCACTTTTATTTAAAGTGGACGATAAATTTGTCCTCGTTCTTGTGCGAGGCGACCATGAAGTGAATGACATTAAGCTTAAGAATTTCTTTGAAGCAGGTGTAGTAGAATTAGCAAGTCATGAAGAAACAGTCGAAGTTTTGTCATGTCCTGTTGGCTCAATTGGACCAATTGGTGTGAAAGATGTAGAGATTGTAGCTGATAATGCTGTCCAAGCGATCGTGAATGGAATTTGCGGAGCAAACGAAGAAAACTATCACTTTATAAATGTGAATCCAGATCGTGACTTTACGGTAGGAAGATATGCAGATGTACGCTTTATTCAAGAAGGAGATCCATCACCTGATGGCAAAGGTATAATTAAGTTTGCTAAAGGAATTGAAGTTGGCCACGTCTTTAAACTCGGAACACGGTACAGTGAGGCAATGAATGCAACCTATCTTGATGAAAACGGCAAAGCTAAACCTATGATCATGGGCTGCTATGGTATCGGAGTGTCCCGTACACTTGCTGCTGTTGCTGAACAATATAATGATGAATTTGGTCTAATTTGGCCGCCAAATATTGCACCATATCAGCTTCATATCATTGCGATAAATATGAAGGACGATGTTCAATCGAAAGTTGCTGAAGAAATATATGCAGATTTTACTAGCAACAGGTATGAGGTTTTGTTTGATGATCGACAAGAAAGACCAGGAGTAAAGTTTGCTGATTCCGATCTAATTGGTCTACCAATCCGCATCACAGTTGGAAAAAAAGCCGCAGAGGGAATCGTGGAATTAAAAGTAAGAAAAACAGGGGAAATGATTGAAATTCATAAAGATAATCTCCAGGAAAAAATAGCAGATTTGCTAAAAACACTTTAA